One part of the Leucoraja erinacea ecotype New England chromosome 17, Leri_hhj_1, whole genome shotgun sequence genome encodes these proteins:
- the LOC129705486 gene encoding eotaxin-like: MKTALCVVALVGALVICSFQNVAAAPVGSIIPECCETFRTTPIRHWRLKSYEATPWCSTAAVIFVNRRNMKICTRAGERWVKAAMKYLDRKHKK; the protein is encoded by the exons ATGAAGACAGCGCTCTGCGTCGTTGCCCTTGTAGGAGCCCTGGTGATCTGCAGTTTCCAGAATGTTGCAGCCGCCCCGG tgGGATCGATAATCCCGGAATGCTGTGAGACGTTTAGGACCACTCCGATTCGTCACTGGAGGCTTAAAAGCTACGAGGCAACTCCTTGGTGCTCGACTGCCGCTGTCAT ATTCGTCAACCGGAGGAATATGAAGATTTGCACCAGAGCCGGAGAGAGATGGGTCAAAGCTGCAATGAAGTATCTGGACAGGAAACACAAGAAGTGA
- the LOC129705263 gene encoding C-C motif chemokine 4-like, whose protein sequence is MKGHLVLGLLLLELAHTRLAGSAAVPTVPFLSEERSIDGPKVELKCIAPSVLFKTKGGVEICVEPSETWMQKALDALKKRFQQG, encoded by the exons ATGAAGGGTCACCTTGTCCTCGGACTCCTTCTCTTGGAACTGGCCCACACCCGGCTCGCTGGTTCTGCAG CGGTTCCAACCGTCCCTTTCCTGTCAGAGGAAAGATccattgatgggccgaaggtgGAACTGAAATGCATCGCTCCCAGTGTACT GTTCAAAACGAAGGGCGGCGTGGAGATCTGCGTGGAACCTTCTGAGACATGGATGCAGAAAGCGCTAGATGCGCTGAAGAAACGCTTTCAGCAAGGCTAG